CTCGCACTCACCCTCGCCGTCATGGCGGTCAGCGTCTTCGCGGCGCTCCGCTGGTCGGTGAACCCGCACGCCTCTGCCCTGCCCTGGCTCGTGGTCGGCACGCTCCTGGCCGTCCTGTCCGGGCTGACGGTGGTGCTGCCCGAGCGGGCGTGGGTCCGGCCCGTGATCCTCGCACTGGCGATCGTCGGGCTCGGGGTGCTCCTGGCCGCGTGCCGGACGGCCGAGGGTCTGGTCTCGATCTCGCTCGCGCTGATCACCGCCGCGCAGCTCGCTGCGTTCGCCTTCCCGGCGCCGCAGGCGATCCCGCTCGTCGGGCTCGCCCTCGCGACGATCACCGCCGGCATGGCGGCCACCTCAGCCGAGTTCCACCCGATGACCTGGGTCGCCGTCATGGTGATGACGGCCGCCTCGACGTCGTTGCTGGGCTACGTGACGCACCGGCTGCGTCACCACGCGACCACCGACGACCTCACCGGAGCGCTCGCCCGCCGGAAGCTGCTGGAGCGCCTGGCGACGCTGCTGCACGAGTCCCGACGCACGGGAGCAGCGCTCGCGGTCGTCTCCGCGGACGTCGACGACTTCAAACTGATCAACGACACGCAGGGCCACCTCGCCGGCGACGAGGTGCTCGGATCGCTCGTGGCGACCTGGCGCTCGACGAGGCAGGGCGCCGCACCGGTGATCGGACGAGTCGGCGGCGACGAGTTCATCGTGGTGCTGCCGGGATACGACGAGGCCCGCGCGGCCGACTGGGTCGCCCGCGCGCAGTCAGCCTCGACGGCGCCGTGGAGCGCCGGCATCGCCGTCGCGGACCGGAGCGACTCCCTGTCGGACCTCCTGCACCGCGCCGACGTCTCGCTCTACGAGGCCAAGCGCTCCCGCGCCAGGGATCCGGAACCGGAGGGCCGCCCGGCAACGCCGCACGCTCCGCCGGTCTGAGCGCCCCGGCGTGCTCGCACGCGGTCCACACCGTCGGTCAGCGCATGCGCCAGACGCCAGAAGGCAGCCGCTCGCGTCGACGAGTGGCTGCCTTCTGAGCAGTACGACCGCCATTTCTGCAAGTCGCTGAGGTGGAGGTGGCGGGAATCGAACCCGCGTC
The Cellulomonas gilvus ATCC 13127 DNA segment above includes these coding regions:
- a CDS encoding GGDEF domain-containing protein produces the protein MAVSVFAALRWSVNPHASALPWLVVGTLLAVLSGLTVVLPERAWVRPVILALAIVGLGVLLAACRTAEGLVSISLALITAAQLAAFAFPAPQAIPLVGLALATITAGMAATSAEFHPMTWVAVMVMTAASTSLLGYVTHRLRHHATTDDLTGALARRKLLERLATLLHESRRTGAALAVVSADVDDFKLINDTQGHLAGDEVLGSLVATWRSTRQGAAPVIGRVGGDEFIVVLPGYDEARAADWVARAQSASTAPWSAGIAVADRSDSLSDLLHRADVSLYEAKRSRARDPEPEGRPATPHAPPV